In Methanofollis aquaemaris, the genomic window AGAGGAGACGCGCGGCCGAGGGGCCGATCTCCTCCTTCAGGGCTGCGAGCACGTCGTCGTCCAGCGACATCCAGGGACCACCTCACTCATTATCTTCACGAGCAAGAGCATCGAGAACCCGGTACGAGTTGATCATCCTGTTGAAGGATGCGGCAAGATCTCCGATCTCGTCGTTGCTCATGACGTCGACCTCTGCTCCCTTGAGGTCTCCCATCGAGACATTCCTGGCCACCTCAGAGAGTTGTGTGATAGGGCTTGTGATGCTGCTTGCAAGGAAGAAACTCCACATCACCACGATCGCAAGAGTCGCCAGGGTCAGGACGAATACCGTCCCCTGGAGACCGAGGACTTCCACAATCCATCCCGTGTCTCCGGCCGCCATGATCCCGAGCAGGATGACCGGGATCACCGCGACAAAGAGCATGCTCACAAAGAGTTTGTAGAAGATGGGGATCTGGAGGGTGAGGCTCCTCCCCTGTGTGCCGGACCTGGCCATGCCGTCCATGGGTGATTATTCTACAGGTTAGAATTTAAACTTTATGAATTGAGTTATCTACCCTGGGCGTATTCAAAACTAAATTGAAAATAATTTTCAGGCGCCCCGGAGCATTCCCGGACTGATTGGCATGGAAATAAGAGATCATAAAAAGAGGTCCGGCAGAATTCCCATTCTGGAGTGCTGATGACAGTCTCCTCTTTCGAGATCTTCTCATTTGCCTTCCCGGCCATGATCTCGGGGGAAACGAGCGCCGGTGAGTTCGAGAAAATCTGTGATTCCAGATAGGGTTCCAGGTAATGCCCCGGAATAAAACCGAAAATCTATTGCTGAACATTTGACTCCGATGAATCAGGCATGAGCCGGGAGCACGCCTCAGGCATGCCGCATGAATACTCTTTCCGAGTGGAACTTTCGAGTGCGGAAGGATTTTTTATCGGCTCTGTTGAACCCCCAATTCCTCTTCTCCTGGCCTTGAGGGTGACAGGAACCGGGCACTTCGCGCCCCCCGGCGAGAGAGAGAGCAGGGTGAAGTTTCTCGATTTTCTGTGGGCGCGGCACGTCTGATCGACGTGCCTTCCCACACGCTCGCACCGGGGGCGCTGCCTACGGACCCCCGGGATTGCGATAGGGGGCGGGAAGGCAGAGGGTGTTCCCGTCCTCTGCCGATTCGTCATACAGGAGCGGGGGTGTGTTCAGCCTCCAATGTTCACTCCTGAAGAGAAATTTTACAAAACTACCGGGTCCGTACACAGCCAGAAAAAAAAGAAATACGGAGATCACTCAGTGGCAGCGTTCTCCGGGTTCGAACGCCAGGAACGCCCCACCAGGGAGAGGACTGCGGGCATCACGATGATCGCACCCAGCAGCGAGAACCCGACCGTGATCACGGTGACGACTCCGAAGTTCTGGATGATATTGAAGGTGGAGAGGATCAGTGCCGAGAAACCGAAGACCGTCGTCATCCCCGAGACCGTGATCGCCGTCCCGATCTGGGAGACGGCCTGCTGGATCGCGTCATAGACCCCGGTCCCCTTCTCGCGCTCTTCGTAGAACCGCTCCATGATCAGGATGGTGTACTCCGACGCCACCCCGATGGTCATCGAGCCCAGGACCGCGGTGAGCGGGGTGTAGTCGATCCCGAGGATGTACATGATCAGCCCGTTCCACCCGACAATCATCATGATCGGGATGAGCGGGGAGGCCGCCTTCCCGATCTTGCGGTATATCAGGAAGAGGAAACCGAGGATGAGCCCGAAACCGAGGAGCGTCATCTGGGTCTTGCCCTTGGCGATATCGTCGATGAGCGCCGTGAAGAGTTCGAGGGTGCCGGTGGGGTCGGCGACGATCCCGGCCGGCGGTTTATCCCAGACGATGTCCTGGCGGACCTTGTTGATGAAACTCTCCGCCTGTTCCATCTCCATGTCGGTCAGGGAGAACTGGATGACCGTCTCCATGTTCCCGCGTAGATACTTCGCCTTCTCAGCCTCCGGGATCCGGTTCAGCACCATGGCGACCTCGGCATCGGTGCCGGGCAGAACGCCTTTGTTGTACTGCTGGATCAGACTGACGATGCTGGTCGCGCCGGTGATCTCGGCATTCTCCTTCACCTCGGATTGCGAGAACCTCTCGATCCATTCCAGACTGTCCAGACTGATGACGTCGTCGCCCCTGATATAGATGGGCAGGGTCTGGGTCGAACCCATCGTGCGCGTGATCTTCTTGAGGTCGACGACCGCGGGCATATCCGAGGGGACGAAGGTCTGCTCGTCGGTGCTGATCTTGATCTCGCCGTCCATCTCGACCCCGACGAATGCGATGAGGCCGAGGATGAGGAGGATGGGGACCGGATTCTTTGCAATCTTCACGGCCAGGTTGCCGAGGAAGGTGTTATACGCATCCATCCTCCCACTCGCGGCGGCTTCGACCTCTTTCTTGGGACGATACTTGATGAGCACCCCGAAGGTCGGGACGATGATGAGAGCCGCAAGATAACACATCACCACCCCGATGACACAGACCAGACCGAAACTCTGCACCATCGGGACCGGAGAGATCCGCATCGCAATAAAACCCATCGAGGTTGCGATCATCGCATACAGGACCGAGGGGCCGGTCTTCGTGATGGTGGTGACCACCGACTCGTCCACCGCGGCCCGCCGCCGCTCCTCCTCAAACCGGGAATGGAACTGGATCGCATAGTCGATCCCGATACCGATGAGCACCGGGAAGGCGCCCATCGTCGCAATGTTGATCTTGATCCCGGTCAGGCCCATCAACCCGAAGGTGAGGATGAGGCCGGTGGCCACGATGAAGACCGGGAGGAAACGGTACCTCACATGGGAGAAGAGAAGGCCGACGGCAAGGATCATCAGGAGCATCGCCGCACCGATGAGGACACCCATCGAAGAACCCATCTCTTCTTTCATCTGCTGGGCAAAGGCGGGGTCGCCGCTGACCGTCACCTCGACACCCGGCGGCGGGTTGGAGATGGCCACCGCCGAGTCGATGGCATTGAGAACATTCTCCCTGACATCGGAGGAGACGCCGGGTTCAAGGGTGATGATCCCGATGGTCATCATGTTGGAGGGGACGTAGCGGTCCATGATCTCCTGGGGCACCCTGGCCCTGGCCTGCTGCACCTCGCCGTCCGAACGGGGCAGGACGCCTCCGTTGACCTGTTTGACCAGGTCGACGATGCTCCGGGTCGAACTGACATAGCGCTCGTCCCCGATGTCCTCCTGGAGGGTGTCCAGGTATTCGAGAACCTGGGGGTTGAGCACGTTGTCGGTCTCGACCAGCAGCATGATGCTGTCTGACTTGAACGAGTCGGCGTACTTGTCGTAGAGCATCCCGCGGGTCGTGGACTTGTCCAGGTAAGTGTCCGACCCGGTCTCCATCGAGATGAGGCTCATCCCGTAGAAGGCGACGAGGAGGAGCATCACGAAGAGGCCGGCGACCGTGGCGGGGTGTTTATTGATGGTTTCTGCGATTGTCTGATACGGGGACTTCACACCTCGACCTCCATATTAACTCACTATGTCTGCTCCGGAGATGCATAAACTATTTGTTGCGATTGAGACAACAAATCTCGCGAAAGGGAAGGTGCCGGATGAACGCGAGAACGTAGGACACGGGGCGGGGGGCCTCCCATTTCAGGATTCAGAGTTCCGTTAAGAGCCCCGTGCTCCTGTCGGCGTGAGATTGAAAAGTCGGCTCTGTAGAATTTTGCATGAGGCGAGAGCACGCCTCAGGCATACGCGATGAACATTTCTCGTCGCTTGATCGTTCTCTTTTCAAGACAGAAGAATCGGTGGGGGTCTTGTTCCATCGCCGCCCCCCCTATCTTCGTCGTGGGGGGGTCCGGGAGGTGCAACCCCCTGGCGCGAGACGGCAGGGAAGACTCTTCAATTGAGGGCGGCACGTTGGATCATCACGCCTTCCCACATCTTCACGCCGGGGGCTCTGCCCCCGGACACCCATGACGAAGATAGGGCGAGGAAGGCGGAGGATAAAATCATTCAAAGGGGGTATTTTTTCTCTACGTATCTCCCTTGAGGGCTACTGAAGAGGGCAAGTCATCATACAAAACCCTCACGGTCGCGAGTTTCGGGATGACTCCGGCGTCAAACCTCTGCCCGGAGCACAATATTTCCATATTCTACAGAGGTTTCACCACTATTAACGATCATACCATCCTTTTCTATGTTGACAGACAGCGGTTCATCGTCATCGCCGGTTTTCCGAACACTCAGGCGGATCGTTCCGCTCACATCCCCTGGATAATATGTCTCATCCTCTCCGAATCCCTCGATAGAGGTGTAATTCCCATCAACGTCATACCGGCCCTTCCATCTCTCTTCTGAGGATACCGATATTTTTACCCCGCTTCTGAAGATGAGATCAGGTTCCAAAACGTATGAAACCGAGACAGAACCGTTCGGTTCGGACGTGCTGTTTACGGCAAGATCCCTGAAATGAGCATCATGGATGCCGATGGTCAGGGAATTATTTGAAGTATCCAGTTTCCGTGCTCCCATCCGCACGGACAGATCACTTGAATTATAGAAATATGTCTGCCACCCGGTCCCGTTCACCGAGCGTGTTCCTTCCTCGGAAGGGATCTCCGCCTCCCATGGCCCCTCATACCACACATTCAAGAGATATTCTTTCGGACCGTCGGTATGAGATTTCAACTCATATCGGCCGGTCGGAATATTGCAGGAGAAAACAACCATCCCATTCGGCACCGAGGTGTTCCCTTCCACAAGCAATTTTTCTCCGCGATAGAGGGAGACCACCATTCTATCCGCAGAACTATCCGTCTTATAGAACGTACATGCAACATCACCGGGATCTGTTCCAAGCGGGACGGTCGCAGGGCCTTCCCCGGAGAGGTAAACGGTTTCGCCATGGTCAGGGACGCAGGACCCGTTCCACGATCCCTCCGTCACGACGTTGATCTCGACAGATTCCGAGAGACACCCGGAGATCAAAAGCACCGATAGAAGGAGCAATGTCAATGATATGACTTTGAATCTCATTGATTTCACATCGGAGACACAACAGATAATCATTTGTATATTTTATTGAATATGACCAGGAGAAATCCCTCAGACCGATCCCAGTACTATCTCTCATTTTTCGGCTCTGTTGAATCTAGACATGAACGTGGGGTTCAAGCATACGGGATGAAAATTTCTCGCCGCTTGATCGCTCTCTTTTCAAGACAGAAGAACTGGTGGAGACCTCACTCCATCGCCGCCCCTGCCTATCTTCGGTTCGTGGGGGGTCCGGGGGGCACCGCCCCCCGGTGCGAGACGGCGGTGAAGGTTCGACGATGGGGGGCGGCCGATCAGATCGACGTGCCTTCCCACACCACCATGCCGGGGGCGCTGCCCCCGGACCCCCCGGGAAGGCGAAATGATGACCGAGAAGGGGGTGGCCAACCCGCGGCACAAACATGTGGGAACGCGGCGGATCAGAAGTGCCGCCCCACCTGAAGGGTTCTCATCTACCGTCTCATAGCAGGTGGAGACTCGAAGACCTTCGGCCTTCTTGAACCCGCTGGCGCTCTCCCCCACGGCGAAGATGGATGGGGGGCAGTGATTGTACAGTGTCCACCCCCGCGGCACTTTCGTGAGGAGAAGGATCAAGGTTGATTCCACAGGTCCGGCATGCGAGTGATGACTCGCCATCAGGACATTTTGGGATATTTTCATTGAGAGGAGTTATGCAGTTGGAACACTCGATCACGGAGGATACCCTCTCTTTCAAAAAACATCACAAAAGGAAGTGCGAGGGGAGCGATTCGAACGCTCGAACTCCTGCGAGATTAGGCCCTGAACCTAACGCCTTTGACCTGGCTCGGCAACCCTCGCGTTATTACCTGTTGTCGCTCCTCGAAAATAAAGATATTGGCCAGAAGGCCTCTCCGACCCGGCACAAGACCCCCAAACACCGGAGAGAGGAGGAGATGATCGAGGCGTGCATGCCGGAGAGCGTCAGACGCGCCCCGGGAGAGAACCGGGCTCCGGGATCTGTCAGATTATGCGCCAATAGCGGGAGCACGCAACGTATCATAAAGATTTCCAGTTAGTATTATAGTGCGAGGGGATGCACCCATATATAATGGATGATTCAAGGTACGAGTCACTGAAGATCGAAAATATCGTTGCATCTGGTGTCATCGCTGATTCCATAGATTTAGGCGACGTTTCTCAGAAGATCCCCAACTGTGAACTGAACACCAAACGATTCCCCGGCGCGGTCTACCGGATCACCAAGCCAAAGATCGCATCCCTGATCTTCTCCTCAGGCAAGGTCGTCCTGACCGGGATCCGGAACAAGCAGGACCTCTACGACGGGCTCAACATCATCGTCTCCTCCCTCAAGGAAGCGGGAGTCGACACCTACGACGAGCCCCAGGTCGGGATCACCAACATCGTCTGTTCGTACGACATCGGCAGGTACATCAACCTCAACAAGGTCGTCATCACCCTCAACCTTGAGAACATCGAGTACGAACCCGAACAGTTCCCGGGGCTTGTCTACCGCATCAAAGACCCCAAGATTGTGGCTCTCCTCTTCTCGTCAGGAAAGATCATCCTCACCGGCGGGAAAAACCTCGAAGACATCAAGCGCGGCCTCGACTTCCTCGAGCAGAAGCTCGAGAGCATTATGTGAAGGCCGGTCACCAGAATCTGCGGGTGAGGACATAGTTCCTCTCCGCCTTCAATATTCCCCGGTAAAAACTCTCTTCGTCCCGTGACTGCGCAAGGATCCGTGCAGCGGTCTCGGGACCGACACCCCGCGCGGCGAGGGCGACGACGGCCGGTTTCCCATAGGAGAGGACGAGGTTTGCGTTCTGCAAAAATCGCTTCTCGGCCGCCCGCTCTTCCGCACTCTTTTTCTTTTTCTTCATGGCGCGGGTCACTTCCTCTTCCCAGGGTTTGAGGGCGGCGACGAGGCGGGCCGAACACTTCGGGCACTGCGGCGTCTCGGCCACCCGCTCGACGCGCGTCCTGCTCGTCCACGCCCTGCAGTGCATGCAGAAGAGGACGACTCCGTCGCCGGCAAGACGGCGCTTGAGCGTCGAGATGACGGCGTGGTCGATGGACGGAGGCGGGATGAGATCGCGCGACGAGGAGAGTCCCTCGGCCCCGATCGCCGACAACCTCCCGATCTCGACGCCGATCTCGCCTGCCTGCACCGCCCTGAAGACCCCGGCGGCCTTCCCGACGTCCATGTACGCCCTGAAGAGTTCGGCATAGGCCTCGTCGGCGACGACCGTGTCGTTGAAGGTCTCCAGCAACCGGTGAAGACTGAACTTCTCGTAATCGGCGTCGGCGTCGATGGCCCCGAACTTCTTGGCCACCTGAACAAGTTTCCACTTGAAGAGCGCCGTGTGCCGCAGGGCGAGGCGGAGGATCCCCTCCACATGCGCCGGGTCGGTGGCAAGGAGGAGGTCGCGGACCTCGGCGGCCCGCACTCCCTTCGGCAACCTGAGCACTGTTCTATATGCCCCGGCCTCGGTCCCGACCGAAGTGCCGGTCCGTGCCGAGATGAGGACCGAGAGCACCCTCGCGATCGCCTCGTTCGCCCGGTGCCCGGCGCAGATGTTGCAGACCACGCCCTCGTCCGAGTCCTCGACGGTGATGAGACGGTCGGTCGGGACCGGCGCCCCGCTTGTGTCCATCCGCACAAACATCTCGCCGGCAAAGG contains:
- a CDS encoding HAMP domain-containing protein, with the protein product MDGMARSGTQGRSLTLQIPIFYKLFVSMLFVAVIPVILLGIMAAGDTGWIVEVLGLQGTVFVLTLATLAIVVMWSFFLASSITSPITQLSEVARNVSMGDLKGAEVDVMSNDEIGDLAASFNRMINSYRVLDALAREDNE
- a CDS encoding efflux RND transporter permease subunit — its product is MKSPYQTIAETINKHPATVAGLFVMLLLVAFYGMSLISMETGSDTYLDKSTTRGMLYDKYADSFKSDSIMLLVETDNVLNPQVLEYLDTLQEDIGDERYVSSTRSIVDLVKQVNGGVLPRSDGEVQQARARVPQEIMDRYVPSNMMTIGIITLEPGVSSDVRENVLNAIDSAVAISNPPPGVEVTVSGDPAFAQQMKEEMGSSMGVLIGAAMLLMILAVGLLFSHVRYRFLPVFIVATGLILTFGLMGLTGIKINIATMGAFPVLIGIGIDYAIQFHSRFEEERRRAAVDESVVTTITKTGPSVLYAMIATSMGFIAMRISPVPMVQSFGLVCVIGVVMCYLAALIIVPTFGVLIKYRPKKEVEAAASGRMDAYNTFLGNLAVKIAKNPVPILLILGLIAFVGVEMDGEIKISTDEQTFVPSDMPAVVDLKKITRTMGSTQTLPIYIRGDDVISLDSLEWIERFSQSEVKENAEITGATSIVSLIQQYNKGVLPGTDAEVAMVLNRIPEAEKAKYLRGNMETVIQFSLTDMEMEQAESFINKVRQDIVWDKPPAGIVADPTGTLELFTALIDDIAKGKTQMTLLGFGLILGFLFLIYRKIGKAASPLIPIMMIVGWNGLIMYILGIDYTPLTAVLGSMTIGVASEYTILIMERFYEEREKGTGVYDAIQQAVSQIGTAITVSGMTTVFGFSALILSTFNIIQNFGVVTVITVGFSLLGAIIVMPAVLSLVGRSWRSNPENAATE
- a CDS encoding TATA-box-binding protein gives rise to the protein MDDSRYESLKIENIVASGVIADSIDLGDVSQKIPNCELNTKRFPGAVYRITKPKIASLIFSSGKVVLTGIRNKQDLYDGLNIIVSSLKEAGVDTYDEPQVGITNIVCSYDIGRYINLNKVVITLNLENIEYEPEQFPGLVYRIKDPKIVALLFSSGKIILTGGKNLEDIKRGLDFLEQKLESIM